A DNA window from Gemmatimonadaceae bacterium contains the following coding sequences:
- a CDS encoding DUF4388 domain-containing protein, which yields MAIEGPLRELGIHDVFQLLDLSRKSGVLRVMSRLRDNEGVVAFHSGRIAYASIRSNPHPIGEMLLKANKITAEELAAARERQTAHGDRRRIGEILIELDAITARDVEQFVRRQAEAVVFELMSWREGHFRFEEASADELPDNPSVAVSTESVLMEAARRIDEWSRIADRVPSLSVVPQFAEAAEDHSGQLDLLPGEWEVLTMIDGERDLRRMAVDLARSEFDVAKIVYGLVSTGVVSLREPDRRARAVVLDSDEAAERQAAARALVLQGLAAAGGGRLDEAMRAWTQYLAAHANDKDGPAVREAVVAAEQLRRSLEVLRGE from the coding sequence ATGGCCATCGAAGGCCCGCTCCGCGAGCTCGGCATCCACGATGTCTTCCAGCTGCTCGACCTGAGCCGGAAGTCGGGGGTGCTGCGCGTCATGTCGCGCCTGCGCGACAACGAGGGCGTGGTGGCCTTCCACTCGGGGCGGATCGCGTACGCGTCGATCCGCAGCAATCCGCACCCGATCGGTGAGATGCTGCTCAAGGCGAACAAGATCACCGCCGAGGAGCTGGCGGCGGCGCGCGAGCGGCAGACGGCGCACGGCGACCGGCGGCGCATCGGCGAGATCCTCATCGAGCTGGACGCCATCACGGCGCGCGACGTGGAGCAGTTCGTGCGCCGCCAGGCCGAGGCGGTGGTCTTCGAGCTGATGAGCTGGCGCGAGGGGCACTTCCGCTTCGAGGAGGCGAGCGCGGACGAGCTGCCCGACAATCCCTCGGTGGCCGTGTCCACCGAGTCGGTGCTGATGGAGGCGGCGCGCCGCATCGACGAGTGGTCGCGCATCGCGGACCGCGTGCCGAGCCTGTCGGTGGTGCCGCAGTTCGCGGAGGCGGCCGAGGACCACAGCGGCCAGCTCGACCTGCTCCCGGGGGAATGGGAGGTGCTGACCATGATCGACGGTGAGCGCGACCTGCGGCGCATGGCCGTGGACCTCGCCCGCAGTGAATTCGACGTGGCCAAGATCGTCTATGGTCTGGTGAGCACCGGCGTGGTGTCGCTGCGCGAGCCCGACCGCCGTGCGCGGGCGGTGGTCCTGGACAGCGACGAGGCGGCGGAACGACAGGCGGCGGCCCGCGCGTTGGTGTTGCAGGGCCTGGCGGCGGCGGGCGGTGGCCGGCTGGACGAGGCAATGCGCGCGTGGACGCAGTACCTGGCGGCCCACGCGAATGACAAGGACGGTCCGGCAGTGCGCGAGGCGGTGGTGGCGGCAGAACAGCTGCGGCGGTCCCTGGAGGTGCTGCGTGGGGAATGA
- a CDS encoding tetratricopeptide repeat protein yields the protein MSAASLASSRDRDVLRALSRRIDPSDAGAHNNLGVLFYNKGLPEDAVQAFTKALELDPKMQVAQRNLEIAYYNTGYYDRRVAELKERLRLRADDRDARWELGRTYAQLGESEEATREFEELLRYDETDLGAIIQLALAQKAMGRLDEAQRWLTRALEMDPTSSVVVFYLGETLYNQGLIEEALICLQRAIQLNPENPDAHYLLGFIYGDMGRHDEARAASKRAIQLNPALSREQANLALAKYHPGAYEALRTARQTRATPRMSVAEGDGLAHYNLGLAFRQKGYFTEALREYQMALDRGEDGPLVRQAMAEVHLLRQDPAAALAIYDQLLAANQTSPKLWNEHGVAQHQQGRHAEAAADYRRALSLDSRYALASNNLGVALFHAGDRDAAIGAFRTALAANPGFVKARLNLALLLSRAKRAQLALEAYRQVLVTEGENPLAWNGVGLVLAELRKFEDARNAFARAIQARPDFAEAHYNMSFALSNLGDFDGALRETRRALELDPYYVAQKFALAIDLEYEDPDLSVVPDLGGEQRMSGEVGEFAFDPALLDTLFKELAPPPVPEPALVLEADPYAMAADYLTKGLYDRATAEISRAMARGADVADGYALLGDVLYRQGAYGDALERFRAAHQARPSHVRALRGEAQALMMLGRGSEARLVAEQILAAEPEDVDALMLAASARFEAGDPAAALEALDRARRLAPQRAEVLRWIGNIARAVGDLEGAISAYRHALALDKDFAAVRFELARLLVRKSAWEDAERELLTALDAVPTYAEATLELASLKRVTGRPRDAVDLLADLLQRDPYNFDALIALGETLLTMGRSADARTAFTRVLRFDPTHVGAIFYDGVLAAGEKRYRDAIAAWQHVIDLEPAGDFARRARREMRTAQDLLQVFGRRAAGAS from the coding sequence ATGAGCGCGGCGAGCCTCGCCTCCTCACGGGACCGGGATGTCCTGCGGGCGCTGTCGCGCCGCATCGACCCCTCGGATGCCGGCGCGCACAACAACCTCGGGGTGCTCTTCTACAACAAGGGGCTTCCCGAGGACGCGGTGCAGGCGTTCACGAAGGCGCTCGAGCTCGACCCCAAGATGCAGGTGGCGCAGCGCAACCTCGAGATCGCGTACTACAACACGGGATACTACGACCGCCGCGTCGCCGAGCTGAAGGAGCGCCTGCGCCTGCGCGCCGACGATCGCGATGCCCGGTGGGAGCTGGGGCGCACGTACGCCCAGCTGGGCGAAAGCGAGGAAGCGACGCGGGAGTTCGAGGAGCTGCTGCGCTACGACGAGACGGACCTGGGCGCCATCATCCAGCTGGCGCTCGCGCAGAAGGCGATGGGACGGCTCGACGAGGCGCAGCGCTGGCTGACGCGCGCGCTCGAGATGGATCCCACGAGTTCCGTCGTCGTCTTCTACCTCGGCGAGACGCTCTACAATCAGGGACTCATCGAGGAGGCGCTCATCTGCCTGCAGCGCGCCATCCAGCTGAATCCGGAGAATCCCGACGCGCACTACCTGCTCGGCTTCATCTATGGCGACATGGGGCGGCACGACGAGGCGCGGGCGGCGAGCAAGCGCGCCATCCAGCTGAACCCGGCGCTGTCGCGCGAGCAGGCCAACCTGGCGCTCGCGAAGTACCATCCGGGGGCGTACGAGGCGCTGCGCACGGCCCGTCAGACGCGCGCGACGCCGCGCATGTCCGTCGCCGAGGGTGACGGCCTGGCGCACTACAACCTGGGGCTCGCCTTCCGCCAGAAGGGGTACTTCACCGAGGCGCTGCGCGAGTACCAGATGGCGCTCGATCGCGGCGAGGACGGGCCGCTGGTGCGCCAGGCGATGGCCGAGGTGCACCTGCTGCGGCAGGATCCGGCGGCGGCGCTGGCGATCTACGACCAATTGCTCGCGGCGAACCAGACGAGCCCGAAGCTCTGGAACGAGCACGGCGTGGCGCAGCACCAGCAGGGGCGGCACGCCGAGGCGGCGGCGGATTATCGGCGCGCGCTCTCGCTGGACAGCCGGTACGCGCTGGCCTCCAACAACCTCGGCGTGGCGCTCTTTCACGCGGGCGACCGCGATGCCGCCATCGGCGCCTTTCGCACCGCCCTCGCCGCGAATCCGGGTTTCGTCAAGGCGCGGCTGAACCTCGCGCTGCTGCTCTCGCGCGCCAAGCGCGCGCAGCTGGCGCTGGAGGCGTACCGCCAGGTGCTGGTGACGGAGGGCGAGAATCCGCTGGCGTGGAACGGCGTCGGGCTGGTCCTCGCCGAGCTGCGCAAGTTCGAGGACGCGCGCAACGCCTTCGCGCGCGCCATCCAGGCGCGGCCCGACTTTGCCGAAGCGCACTACAACATGAGCTTCGCGCTGTCGAACCTGGGCGACTTCGACGGGGCGCTGCGCGAGACGCGCCGGGCGCTGGAACTTGATCCGTACTACGTGGCGCAGAAGTTCGCGCTGGCGATCGACCTCGAGTACGAGGATCCGGACCTGTCGGTCGTTCCGGACCTCGGCGGCGAGCAGCGGATGAGCGGCGAGGTGGGGGAGTTTGCCTTTGACCCGGCGCTGCTCGACACGCTGTTCAAGGAACTCGCGCCGCCGCCGGTGCCGGAGCCGGCGCTCGTGCTGGAGGCCGATCCGTACGCGATGGCCGCCGACTATCTCACCAAGGGGCTGTACGACCGTGCCACGGCCGAGATCAGCCGCGCGATGGCACGCGGCGCGGACGTCGCCGACGGGTACGCGCTGCTGGGCGACGTGCTGTACCGGCAGGGGGCGTATGGCGACGCGCTCGAGCGGTTCCGCGCGGCGCACCAGGCGCGCCCCAGCCACGTGCGCGCGCTGCGGGGCGAGGCGCAGGCGCTAATGATGCTCGGCCGCGGATCGGAGGCGCGCCTCGTGGCGGAACAGATCCTGGCGGCCGAGCCGGAGGACGTGGATGCGCTGATGCTCGCCGCGTCGGCGCGGTTCGAGGCGGGCGATCCGGCCGCGGCGCTCGAGGCGCTCGACCGCGCGCGGCGCCTCGCCCCGCAGCGCGCCGAGGTGCTGCGGTGGATCGGGAACATCGCGCGCGCCGTCGGCGACCTCGAGGGGGCGATCTCGGCCTACCGGCACGCGCTGGCGCTCGACAAGGACTTTGCCGCGGTGCGCTTTGAGCTGGCGCGCCTGCTGGTGCGCAAGTCGGCGTGGGAAGACGCCGAACGCGAACTGCTGACCGCCCTCGACGCGGTGCCGACGTACGCCGAGGCGACCCTCGAACTGGCGAGCCTCAAGCGCGTCACCGGGCGTCCGCGCGACGCGGTGGACCTGCTCGCCGACCTGCTGCAGCGCGATCCCTACAACTTCGACGCGCTCATCGCGCTCGGCGAGACGCTGCTCACGATGGGGCGCAGCGCGGATGCGCGGACGGCATTCACGCGCGTGTTGCGCTTCGACCCGACGCACGTGGGCGCCATCTTCTACGACGGCGTGCTGGCGGCCGGCGAGAAGCGCTATCGCGACGCCATCGCCGCCTGGCAGCACGTCATCGACCTCGAGCCGGCGGGTGACTTCGCGCGGCGCGCGCGCCGCGAGATGCGCACGGCGCAGGACCTGCTGCAGGTCTTCGGCCGCCGCGCGGCGGGAGCCTCCTGA
- a CDS encoding chemotaxis protein CheC, producing the protein MPDVRKLSTRQLDALREVANIGAGHAATALSQMTDQTIMISVPRLAVAAVTDIPHQVSEREEPVVAVRMGMAGDLHGITVLVIPQGSALRLAEMMAHRPAGDFTTLGAFEQSAIKEAGNILGSAFLNALAEFMEMTLLPTPPNLSVDVAGAVLTETSRASNVSATIAFVIETEFFLKERQEPLHGFYFMLPDEASLAQILKAVRLE; encoded by the coding sequence ATGCCTGACGTCCGCAAGCTGAGCACCCGCCAACTCGACGCGCTGCGCGAGGTCGCCAATATCGGCGCCGGCCACGCGGCCACGGCGCTGTCGCAGATGACCGACCAGACGATCATGATCAGCGTGCCCCGGCTCGCCGTCGCCGCGGTCACGGACATTCCGCACCAGGTGTCGGAGCGCGAGGAGCCCGTGGTCGCCGTGCGGATGGGAATGGCGGGCGACCTGCACGGCATCACCGTCCTCGTGATCCCGCAGGGAAGCGCGCTGCGCCTCGCCGAGATGATGGCGCATCGCCCGGCGGGGGACTTCACGACCCTCGGGGCCTTCGAGCAGTCGGCGATCAAGGAAGCGGGCAACATCCTCGGCTCGGCCTTCCTCAACGCGCTCGCCGAGTTCATGGAGATGACGCTGCTGCCGACGCCGCCGAACCTGTCGGTGGATGTCGCCGGCGCGGTGCTCACGGAGACGTCGCGTGCGTCGAACGTCAGCGCCACGATCGCCTTCGTCATCGAGACGGAGTTCTTCCTCAAGGAGCGGCAGGAGCCGCTGCACGGCTTCTACTTCATGCTGCCCGATGAGGCGTCGCTCGCCCAGATCCTCAAGGCGGTGCGGCTGGAATGA
- a CDS encoding Hpt domain-containing protein: MDSSTRYADLFRSESREQLSAVNRALLDLEARPADAQPVHVLFRAVHSLKGLSASMGYAAVATFTHELESLLDRVRAGTMTVSTEVMDVLFAAADALEEGINLSVAGAADPPGLRRAQARLRALAGDSAEASPELDAVQTDDERVDDGPGLLVRVRQRSGIVFPGVRAFMVLQKARTLGELVAVSPPPEELQTAEISQAFAFRLVTPQSPAAIEAAIRSVGDVEHVRVSAGRGRQRAPMHLTPTDEPATAPTAARYVRIELSRLDRLVNLIGELVHTREQLAALVASRHEPALEESMARASRLIADLQSEVMASRVVPAWHLFDRFPRLVRDAARQLHKEIEFTIDGRDVEVDRFLLDEISEPVVHLLRNAVDHGIEPPVLREAAGKARSGRVVLSVAREQGTMCVCVRDDGRGIDRQRVLARARERGLAEPDVTALDDAALLRIIASPGFTLAPEVSDLSGRGVGFDVVQTRVSQLGGTVMLESVLGQGTTVTLRF; the protein is encoded by the coding sequence GTGGACTCGTCGACCCGGTACGCTGACCTCTTTCGCTCCGAGAGCCGCGAACAGCTCTCGGCGGTCAATCGCGCGCTCCTCGACCTCGAGGCGCGTCCCGCCGACGCGCAGCCGGTGCACGTGCTCTTCCGCGCGGTGCACTCGCTGAAGGGGCTGAGCGCGTCGATGGGGTACGCGGCCGTGGCGACCTTCACGCACGAACTCGAGAGCCTGCTCGACCGCGTGCGCGCCGGCACGATGACGGTCAGCACCGAGGTGATGGACGTACTGTTCGCCGCCGCGGACGCACTCGAGGAAGGCATCAACCTCTCGGTGGCAGGCGCGGCGGATCCGCCGGGGCTGCGGCGCGCGCAGGCGCGGCTCCGCGCCCTGGCCGGCGATTCCGCCGAGGCGTCACCGGAGCTGGACGCGGTGCAGACGGACGACGAGCGCGTGGACGACGGCCCCGGCCTGCTGGTGCGCGTGCGGCAGCGCTCGGGCATCGTCTTTCCCGGCGTGCGCGCGTTCATGGTGCTGCAGAAGGCGCGCACGCTCGGCGAGCTGGTGGCCGTCTCACCGCCGCCCGAGGAGTTGCAGACCGCGGAGATCTCGCAGGCCTTTGCCTTCCGGCTCGTGACGCCGCAGTCTCCGGCGGCGATCGAGGCGGCCATCCGGTCGGTCGGCGATGTCGAGCACGTGCGCGTCTCGGCGGGACGGGGACGCCAGCGCGCGCCGATGCACCTGACGCCGACCGACGAGCCCGCCACCGCGCCGACGGCGGCGCGCTACGTGCGGATCGAGCTCTCGCGGCTCGACCGGCTCGTCAACTTGATCGGCGAACTGGTGCACACGCGCGAGCAGCTTGCGGCGCTGGTGGCGTCGCGACACGAGCCGGCGCTCGAGGAGTCGATGGCGCGCGCCTCGCGCCTGATCGCCGACCTGCAGTCGGAGGTGATGGCGAGCCGCGTGGTCCCGGCCTGGCACCTGTTCGACCGCTTCCCCCGTCTCGTGCGCGACGCGGCCCGCCAGCTGCACAAGGAGATCGAGTTCACCATCGACGGGCGCGATGTCGAGGTGGACCGCTTTCTCCTCGACGAGATCTCCGAGCCCGTGGTGCACCTGCTGCGGAACGCCGTGGACCATGGCATCGAACCGCCCGTGCTCCGTGAGGCGGCGGGGAAGGCGCGCTCGGGGCGCGTGGTGCTGAGCGTGGCGCGCGAGCAGGGGACCATGTGCGTCTGCGTGCGCGACGACGGCCGCGGCATCGACCGGCAGCGCGTGCTGGCGCGGGCGCGGGAACGCGGCCTCGCCGAGCCGGACGTGACGGCGCTCGACGACGCGGCGCTGCTGCGCATCATCGCGAGTCCGGGCTTCACGCTGGCGCCCGAGGTCAGCGACCTCTCGGGGCGCGGCGTCGGCTTCGACGTGGTGCAGACGCGGGTGAGCCAGCTGGGTGGCACCGTGATGCTGGAGTCCGTGCTGGGCCAGGGAACCACCGTGACCCTTCGCTTCTGA
- a CDS encoding response regulator, with protein sequence MPTVLICDDAIFMRTMVGDILQRAGFEVVGEADTGAQAVEQYKRLKPDLVTMDIVMPDMGGIDAVRAIMAFDPNAHVLMCSAMGQQALVVEAIQAGAKDFVVKPFQPSRVLEAVQRVLG encoded by the coding sequence GTGCCGACGGTGCTCATTTGCGACGACGCAATCTTCATGCGGACGATGGTGGGTGACATCCTCCAGCGGGCGGGCTTCGAGGTCGTGGGCGAAGCCGACACGGGCGCGCAGGCCGTGGAGCAGTACAAGCGGCTGAAGCCCGACCTGGTGACGATGGACATCGTGATGCCGGACATGGGTGGCATCGACGCGGTGCGCGCGATCATGGCCTTCGATCCCAACGCGCACGTGCTGATGTGCTCGGCCATGGGGCAGCAGGCGCTCGTGGTCGAGGCCATCCAGGCGGGCGCCAAGGACTTCGTGGTCAAGCCGTTCCAGCCGAGCCGCGTGCTGGAGGCGGTGCAGCGCGTGCTCGGCTGA
- a CDS encoding RluA family pseudouridine synthase, with the protein MNGSVPEGTRHAFTVEEDDAPRLDLLVAQRCALSRSQAATLVANGRVLVNGGRERASFRAPRGAQVVVEIPPPPGREVIPEQLPVSVVFEDEHLIVVDKAAGMVVHPAPGNWTGTLVNALKGRGQGLAEGSAEERQGLVHRLDKDTSGLMVVAKTDQALRVLSKAISARRVTRRYAALCWGHLADDAVTVDRPIGRDPNDRVRMAVVANGRAARTDFVRLARFTSTDFLRCHLHSGRTHQIRVHLASIGHPVVGDDSYGGGGARKVVGLPPQRHFLHAAWLAFQHPISGEALDFRSPLPEALRDSLLTVAELPDLIASPDPLEYFHFYRADD; encoded by the coding sequence GTGAACGGCTCCGTCCCCGAGGGCACGCGCCACGCGTTCACCGTGGAGGAGGACGACGCGCCGCGACTCGACCTGCTCGTGGCGCAGCGCTGCGCCCTCTCGCGCAGCCAGGCGGCGACGCTCGTCGCCAACGGCCGCGTGCTGGTGAACGGCGGACGCGAACGCGCATCCTTCCGCGCGCCACGCGGCGCGCAGGTGGTGGTGGAGATCCCGCCGCCGCCCGGACGCGAGGTCATTCCCGAGCAGCTCCCCGTGTCGGTCGTGTTCGAGGACGAGCACCTGATCGTCGTCGACAAGGCGGCGGGGATGGTGGTGCATCCGGCGCCGGGCAACTGGACGGGGACGCTCGTCAACGCGCTCAAGGGACGCGGCCAGGGGCTGGCCGAAGGGAGCGCCGAGGAGCGGCAGGGACTGGTGCACCGCCTCGACAAGGACACGTCGGGGCTGATGGTGGTGGCCAAGACGGACCAGGCGCTGCGCGTGCTGAGCAAGGCGATCAGCGCACGGCGCGTGACGCGGCGCTATGCCGCGCTCTGCTGGGGACACCTCGCCGACGACGCCGTGACGGTGGACCGGCCGATCGGCCGCGACCCGAATGACCGCGTGCGCATGGCGGTGGTGGCGAACGGACGCGCGGCGCGGACGGATTTCGTGCGCCTGGCGCGCTTCACGTCCACGGACTTCCTGCGCTGCCACCTGCACAGCGGACGCACGCACCAGATTCGCGTGCACCTGGCGTCGATCGGGCATCCGGTCGTGGGCGACGACAGCTACGGCGGCGGTGGCGCGCGCAAGGTGGTGGGACTCCCCCCGCAGCGGCATTTCCTGCATGCGGCCTGGCTGGCCTTTCAGCATCCGATTTCCGGCGAAGCGCTGGATTTTCGCTCGCCGCTCCCCGAGGCGCTGCGCGATTCGCTCCTGACGGTTGCCGAGTTGCCCGATTTGATTGCCTCGCCGGACCCCCTGGAGTACTTTCACTTCTATAGAGCCGACGACTGA
- the lspA gene encoding signal peptidase II, with translation MPRSKPGLFWGVTAGVVAGDAFTKMVAVDRLLPAYLPHALMGESVRLTLVYNPGAAFGLHLGAQSRWIFVGLTLVALGVLARLYLDTPLAHRARLLALALVTGGALGNLLDRLKSARGVVDFIDVGVGAWRWPTFNVADIAVTSGAVLLGWLLWQADAAPAREALGTPAPERASDSVPG, from the coding sequence ATGCCAAGAAGTAAGCCCGGCCTCTTCTGGGGCGTCACGGCGGGGGTGGTGGCCGGCGACGCCTTCACGAAGATGGTCGCCGTCGACCGGCTGCTGCCGGCGTACCTGCCGCACGCGCTGATGGGTGAGAGCGTGCGGCTCACGCTTGTGTACAATCCCGGCGCGGCGTTCGGCCTCCATCTCGGCGCGCAGTCACGCTGGATCTTCGTCGGGTTGACGCTCGTCGCGCTGGGCGTGCTGGCGCGGCTCTATCTCGACACGCCGCTCGCGCACCGCGCGCGCCTGCTGGCGCTGGCGCTCGTCACGGGCGGCGCGCTGGGCAACCTGCTCGACCGGCTCAAGTCGGCGCGCGGCGTGGTGGACTTCATCGACGTTGGCGTCGGGGCGTGGCGGTGGCCCACCTTCAACGTGGCCGACATCGCGGTGACGAGCGGCGCCGTCCTGCTCGGCTGGCTGCTGTGGCAGGCGGACGCTGCGCCGGCGCGCGAGGCGCTGGGGACGCCGGCGCCGGAGCGGGCGTCGGACAGCGTTCCCGGCTAG
- a CDS encoding TraR/DksA C4-type zinc finger protein → MAPQNGGEKKFKSLTKKQLQTLEKLLMEERKRVLKELGQWDETMSNTEQGADGDLSSYSFHMADQGTDAMEREKAFLFASKEGRFLWHVNQALRRLYKSPETFGQCQHCGGDVGFERLEALPHARYCKDCKQREEDAKK, encoded by the coding sequence ATGGCGCCACAGAATGGCGGTGAGAAGAAGTTCAAGTCGCTCACCAAGAAGCAGCTGCAGACGCTCGAGAAGCTCCTGATGGAGGAGCGCAAGCGCGTGCTCAAGGAGCTCGGCCAGTGGGACGAGACGATGAGCAATACGGAGCAGGGGGCCGACGGCGACCTGTCGTCGTACTCGTTCCACATGGCGGATCAGGGGACCGATGCCATGGAGCGCGAGAAGGCGTTCCTGTTCGCCTCGAAGGAGGGGCGGTTCCTCTGGCACGTGAACCAGGCGCTGCGCCGGCTGTACAAGAGCCCCGAGACGTTCGGCCAGTGCCAGCACTGCGGCGGCGACGTCGGGTTCGAGCGGCTCGAGGCGCTGCCGCATGCGCGCTACTGCAAGGACTGCAAGCAGCGCGAGGAAGATGCCAAGAAGTAA